ATATTTCATCCATATTACATATTAGCTATATTAGCTAAAGCAATTTCTCTGGCGATAATCATTGATACCCACTTGAAGATATAATGAAAAATCGGGTTTGCGCTAAATGTCGATCGTTGGACTAAAAGGGCACCAGGGAGTCTGATTATCGTTGAGTGCTGGTTCAGAAGTTTGGTGGAGATGGAAGGAAAGGATCGATCTGGGTTTTGACTTAGGCATATATATAGACTTTCCAGGGGGCTTGAGCGCTCACAATATTTCCAAGTCGAATATTCGCGTTGATTAGTGACCGAGTATGAACAGTCTGCCTGCTAGCAACTTTTCTCCAACTATTCCATGAGCAGCAATATCACTCGTAAAGCTGTACGGCGAACTGTTAACGCCTGGCCCACAGTGGGCCAGGAGCCTCGCCGATCTTAGGTCTAGCACTAAGCGCTGTCATTGATGGTGGGGCCGAGGTTTGATCTAAGAGGGCCTACCACCTTCAATCTGGTATGTCGACGGAGCCTGAGCGGTTTCCACGATGGCCAAGCTatttgttggaaggtcacgtgaccaccactgtttgctcccagtacttagtctcagtcatagcatgtagatagtttctctctctctcaacgcatcaagagatttccagttacatctacattcatcgtagatctctagtatctctaacaagCTTGCTCACGAGCCCACTCGGCCAGGCGACGTAGGGCTTGATCGGCGGCTTGAGTGAGCAGGAACGGACCATCCGCTCCCCGCCGGCTGAATGGGGAGATGTAGTTTCCAATCTGCGAATGCCAGGCGCACGGATTAGTCCATGCCTTTTCTCAAGCTCGAAGACCGGTATCATACCATAGAGGCGGTTACTATTGGGTTCCACAATGTTCACACCTACCCGTCTTGCCCAAAGGATCGCGCGGGGCCACGGGTTATTAATCACGTGGCCGTCACCGCCCCCGAGTGTCATTGGTCCAAGGTTACGATGATGATTCGGCTTGAGTGAAATCGTGCACTACTGTACGTAAAGATGCAGAGTGGCAGATTGCACAAATGAATTTCTTAACTAGCGGCCATTACAAAAAACTCGGCGGAAGTCATCTTCGGACATGTCTCCGTTGAAAAACTTGCTTCCATTCGTCACGGAGCCACCGTCCATCCGATGAATGCGAACACCAGGTGCATTTTGTCCATTGGCAACACTACCATTGTATACCCAAGAAGTTCCGTCCACCTGAGTGTCAGACGCGGAGTGAATTGAGATATGTCCAAGGATCATTGCTAAGATTTCCGTTGGTAGAGAGAAGAAGTAGCATATAGACATAATGGTCGTGGTCAACATATCATCAGGGTCGATTCTaaattgaaggattgtcTTTTGAACCAAACCAAACCACTCCCCaatgattttaggatcttcgcATTTCGCACGCTTGTAGTTgtatcgtttcgagaatcgggaggataggagaggatgccgtttcacgaagttaAATACCcatttctcgccgaccgaaagaaccggggtagttccacgcttttgaagaagaagatctgccaTTTCTTGTACTATAGAGGGCCCGGGGGCTGATCCACGAGAATCCATAGAGAGGATctatttctgaagagatacctcttcagtatcggtcaatttatgagagttggcgcgagaaatcgcgcggtgttgtataccattcaggcgggtagaaagggtggatcttgggacgttaaaacggcgcgccacttcacgaattgaagagatttcttgatttttaaaagcctggatagctaaTAAAATCCTACCCTCTTGCTCTGCTGAATTGCTAGAGGATCGGGatcgaattggtggcatagtgggtggttgaactaaccAAGTGCTAATCtatggacgcgttttgggTTGGGTGGCCCACTggcttaccgaatacgttacGTTATGGCAACTGATTATGTGATCTATGGATCCATGGCACCTGCCTAAGCACGTGCTCATGGCGATGCTGACTGATTGACTAGGCAGTGAGAGCTCGTGCCAAGTCACACCGCCTTCGCCCTCGTAGATGCCCCAGTATTATCAGCTTGGACAAGGTAGGCTCCGTTTAACATCTCTTTGGGATTTCCATGAACCTCCTTTTGAGAAACAGAAACCCAACCTCAATTCTCCACATTAAAAGGATCACTACCATGCAACCCGGTAAGATCACGGCCGGTCTACTCCCAATTTCGGCAGGAGCTATGCAAAAGTCAGGCTCTGGGGCGCCCGCAAGAAAAACACCTAAACCTCCCGCACCACGTCTCAAACTTCTCATTCGGCGTTTACCGCCTGGCTTAACACGAGCTGAGCTGGAGAATTCCCTTGGAGACCAGTGGAAGGCCGGGGCAGGAAACGTCGACTGGCTTCAATTCAAACCTGGCAAGGTGTCAAAAGAGTACGATTCACCATCCTCCGACGCAAGGTCCTATCGATTCCGACTAACCAGACTTCTTCAAATAGCCCCAACAAATCGTCTCGCCCGTCAAGAGCATATGTTCACGTTGTTTCCACTGAATGTGTCTCTTCGCTCTCGGATGCCGTGCGCCAAGCTTCTTTCCAGGATGCTCGCAACACTCTACATGATCCCATTCTACTTGGACCTCCGTCGCTGGAATTTGCACCCTATGCTAAGACCCCCGGAAGCCGCTCACGCAAGGATGCTCGTCAAGGCACGATTGATCAAGATTCAGAATTCATCGCTTTCTTGGAAAGTCTGACCCAGCCCATTACTAGACCCGCGGCTGTGGATTCCACGGCAGATTGCgaggacaagaagaaggaaactATAGTGACTACCCCGCTAGTACAGTTtatcaaagacaaaaaaGCCAGTAAGTTAAAGGACGGCAGTGGGTCCAAATCTAAACACAGTCGGTCGGACAAGGAATCAAAGCAGGAGAAAGTTCAAGCGAAAAAGCTTTTGCAACGAGGCGATAAGGAAAACTCGGCAAACCCTTCCGACAAAAGACCTAAAGGAGAAAAGTCAACCAAGGACTCAGGCAAGGCAACCAAGCAAGGAACCGCTGCCAATGCCAAGGGAAACAAGTCGAATGCCACACCAAATACTACAAAGGAGACAGCGGCAGCTCCAGAGCGGAGGAGAGAGCGCGGAAATGTCATAGTAGCCACCAAGATCCTTCAGCGTGATCTTGGACTGTCGACATCTGGTGGACGGCGACGCGGCAAAGGTGGTTCGACTGATTCTGCCTCACCTAAGAATGAGAGCTCTCGAGACTCAGCTATCCTACCAACCGATCTTTTCAAGAAGGAGATAACCAGGCCTCCCAAAGCCGCATCATCCGCAGCCAATTTTCCAAAGCCCAGGAACGGCGAGTTATCCTCGCGGCCCGATGCGGCAGCTGCGCCGCCTGTAACCTTACCGGTGAAGGTCATTAAGGGCGGCAAAGCAAAGCACCCACCAACCGCTAAACAAGCATTTCTCAAGCATGCCAACCCATCCCAGGGTGTTACCGAAGCGCTCCTGCAGTCCGCATTCACCCTATTCGGGGCAGTGACGAAGGTCGAGAttgacaagaagaagggtttCGGATACATAGATTTTGCTGAACCGGAAGCCCTTCGCAAAGCTATCGCTGCAAGTCCCGTGTCGGTGGCACAGAGTCAAGTGGTGGTCTTGGAGCGCAAAGAGAATCCCGGAATTGAAAAAACTCGGAAAGGTCGCGAGAGTTTCACACCCAATACGGCCAAGGCTCCTACCGAAACTGCTGGAAGCACTTCAGGAACAGGCATTAATGTTGGAAGTAATGCTAGCTCCTTCCGCGGATCTCGTGGAGGGCGTGGATCACGAAACAAGGGACCCAAGGGGAGCGCTGGAGCTTCAGAGAAGACAGGAGGCACCGAGGCAGAGTGAGACCGGGCCGAGATATCTAGTTCTTTAGCAGTTCATGAGACATGATACCCGAAGGCATGACAAGTTTTACTGACAACTGTGTGATGGCCACGGCAAAGGATTTGATGAACCATGACATAATCAAGAACAAGGCATATCAACCAGTTTTTCAGGATGTGGGTAGCAGAGTCAAGATAGCGAAGCCAGGGTAGAAGCACAAGATTCAAGGCTCTGCCAATCAAGGACGTGATCTGGACCGCTGGATGAAAACAAGGCTCCGGCTCACACCACCTACCAACATGCTACGTTACGATGGAAACGTCATGGGACTAAAGCTGGATAGACACCAAGTAGAATTTTTTCGCTATTTGCACCACTGCCTTGGAGTTCGTCATTTTTCTCCACTAAGATGGAAGAGGACCTTTCAGACCTCCTCGACACCCACCAGGACCAACCGACCGAAGTCAGACGTCGAATCCAGGTCAAGATCATCACCACTCCCTGGACCGAAACACAGATACTGCGAACAGGACGCGTATCAGTCGATGCGGGAGTCAAAGGTTTCACTTTAGGGCATCGAGGACATATAGTCATCAGCAAGGGTGGAGATTCTGTAGCTCTTTTAAAGAGTTTAGAAAGGGGACGTCTACTCTAAAGTGATTCTTTGAACTGCGGGAATGGTCAGCGTAATTCTCAGGTACAGCGAGAGATAATTTTCAACTGTTGAGAATaggaaagggggggggggtaggAACATACGTAGAGTCGCTTGAAAATCGAAAGAAGTTCCGGGTGCCTAGGCCGATTTATACCACTGCTGATCACGCTAGCGCTAAGCGAGAGCGTCATGTGTTTGCCTGGTTTGCGTAGTTGGTTTCGTTTGGCCTTTTCCTGGTGGATCGCCTTTTGAAAGTTGATCCAATAATCTGCCACCATTTCTTGGGGCGGATCCACCTTACGGAGTAAAAATTTTCAACTTCGGTCTTCTGCTACTCCGTGGTCTATAACCAACCCTTGTCAATGGTTGATTACAACATACTCTCAAAGTTATTATTTCCATGATTATGTGTCACCCACAAACTTTGGGACTAGAGCGGAACCGAGCTCACCTTCGACATGctggcttttttttggttctgtTCACCGACTCATTGGGTACTATCTACTAGGTACATAATG
The nucleotide sequence above comes from Penicillium digitatum chromosome 1, complete sequence. Encoded proteins:
- a CDS encoding Nonsense-mediated mRNA decay protein Upf3, putative; the protein is MQPGKITAGLLPISAGAMQKSGSGAPARKTPKPPAPRLKLLIRRLPPGLTRAELENSLGDQWKAGAGNVDWLQFKPGKVSKDPNKSSRPSRAYVHVVSTECVSSLSDAVRQASFQDARNTLHDPILLGPPSLEFAPYAKTPGSRSRKDARQGTIDQDSEFIAFLESLTQPITRPAAVDSTADCEDKKKETIVTTPLVQFIKDKKASKLKDGSGSKSKHSRSDKESKQEKVQAKKLLQRGDKENSANPSDKRPKGEKSTKDSGKATKQGTAANAKGNKSNATPNTTKETAAAPERRRERGNVIVATKILQRDLGLSTSGGRRRGKGGSTDSASPKNESSRDSAILPTDLFKKEITRPPKAASSAANFPKPRNGELSSRPDAAAAPPVTLPVKVIKGGKAKHPPTAKQAFLKHANPSQGVTEALLQSAFTLFGAVTKVEIDKKKGFGYIDFAEPEALRKAIAASPVSVAQSQVVVLERKENPGIEKTRKGRESFTPNTAKAPTETAGSTSGTGINVGSNASSFRGSRGGRGSRNKGPKGSAGASEKTGGTEAE